Proteins encoded by one window of Actinocorallia herbida:
- a CDS encoding sugar phosphate isomerase/epimerase family protein: MRIGTDTSKFPGAAENGAAWTLREIAALGLEGAFFRSPYELSPTLDPGEMRDAVALGHDLGLYVEVGTAKVNPFAAPEAPRVRDLGDGDYLRGLERLIRACAGAGVTELWTATANYQFRLPGLRACDRFRDDVAWAGQLAATAKVLDRLAPLLRDLGVHLNLETHEEITSFEAVRLVEDAGPDAFGITFDTANVFVRAEDPVAAAARVGPYVRQSHVRDVAPMFTDDGVGRFLAPCGQGVIDWPALLAHLPAEATLSIEGIVGGRAEMPLFLHDPLWQEGHPDLTVAELAEVLRLTRGYEDRAAAGEAPGLAALRAPCGPGDSLAFITQSAAHLRAVLSTRSADLEVTV, translated from the coding sequence GTGAGGATCGGCACCGACACCAGCAAGTTCCCCGGCGCGGCCGAGAACGGCGCCGCGTGGACGCTGCGCGAGATCGCCGCGCTCGGCCTCGAAGGGGCGTTCTTCCGCTCGCCCTACGAGCTCAGCCCCACGCTGGACCCCGGCGAGATGCGGGACGCCGTCGCGCTCGGCCACGACCTCGGCCTGTACGTCGAGGTCGGCACCGCGAAGGTCAACCCGTTCGCCGCGCCCGAAGCGCCCCGCGTCCGCGACCTCGGCGACGGCGACTACCTGCGCGGCCTGGAACGCCTCATCCGCGCCTGCGCCGGGGCCGGCGTCACCGAACTGTGGACCGCGACCGCCAACTACCAGTTCCGGCTGCCCGGCCTGCGCGCCTGCGACCGGTTCCGCGACGACGTCGCCTGGGCCGGCCAGCTCGCCGCCACCGCCAAGGTCCTCGACCGGCTCGCGCCCCTGTTGCGCGACCTCGGCGTCCACCTCAACCTGGAGACCCACGAGGAGATCACCAGCTTCGAGGCGGTCCGGCTCGTCGAGGACGCGGGACCCGACGCCTTCGGCATCACCTTCGACACCGCCAACGTGTTCGTCCGCGCCGAGGACCCCGTCGCCGCCGCCGCGCGCGTCGGCCCCTACGTGCGGCAGAGCCACGTCCGCGACGTCGCCCCGATGTTCACCGACGACGGCGTCGGCAGGTTCCTCGCCCCCTGCGGGCAGGGCGTCATCGACTGGCCCGCCCTCCTCGCGCACCTGCCCGCCGAGGCGACCCTGTCGATCGAGGGCATCGTCGGCGGCCGCGCCGAGATGCCGCTGTTCCTGCACGACCCGCTCTGGCAGGAAGGCCACCCCGACCTGACCGTCGCCGAGCTCGCCGAGGTCCTGCGGCTCACCCGCGGCTACGAGGACCGCGCCGCCGCCGGGGAGGCCCCCGGGCTCGCCGCGCTGCGCGCGCCGTGCGGGCCCGGGGACTCCCTCGCCTTCATCACCCAGAGCGCCGCGCACCTGCGCGCCGTGCTGTCCACCCGATCGGCCGACCTGGAGGTCACCGTATGA